ACCAGTTGCAGCTCGTAGCTGGCACAGGCCTGGGTTTCCAGCAGCACCTCATGCACCGCTGCGGCGGTGAACTCGAACGCCGCCACCAGGCTGTCGCCCAGCAGCACCCGGGCCAGGAACAGGCCCGAGGTCAGGTCGCCCACCCCCACCGGCTGACGCGGGAACGCCAGCAGCGGACGCCGCAGGTGCCAGCTGCCTTCGGCGGTCACCAGCAGCATTTCGAACCCCTCCGGCAGCTTGCCCGGGTAATCCAGATGCTTGACCAGCACCGCTTTCGGGCCACGGGCCAGCAATGCCCGGGCCATGGCCAGGCAGTCGAACAGCGATTGCGGCTTGCGCCCGGCGAAGCTGTCCAGCTCCAGCTGATTGGGGCAAAGGAAATCCGCCACAGCGGCCGCCTCTTCCAACAGGAAATCGCTGACCTCTTGGGGCACGATGCAGCCCTTCTCCGGGTGCCCCATCACCGGGTCGCACAGGTACAGGGCCTTGGGATTGATCGCCTTGATCCGCGCCACGCCACTGAGGATCGCCCGCCCCTGTGCCGCGCTCCCCAGGTAGCCGGACAACACCGCGTCGCAATTGCCCAGCTCGCCAATCGCGGCAATGCCTTCCACCAGCGCCGGGATCTGCTGGGGCGGCAACACCTCCCCCGCCCACTGGCCGTATTGCGTGTGGTTGGAGAACTGCACGGTATTGAGCGGCCAGACATTCACCCCGACCCGCTGCATGGGGAACACCGCGGCGCTGTTGCCGGCATGGCCGAAGACCACATGGGACTGGATCGCGAGCAGATGAGGCGTGCGTTTCATTCGGGTCATTCCGTAAAACGATTGAAATTCGAGCCGCGCAGTATGCGACTAAACGCAACCTGTACGACAGACCGAAGACGCAGTTAAGCTGGTGCGACTTCGTTGGAGCGCACCTCATGCTGACCCTTGGAAACATTTTCGTGCTGATGCTGCTGGCGACCGGCGCCGCCTGGCTATGGCACAACCACGGCTTGCGCGAGCGGGCGCTGGAACGGGTCAAGCA
This portion of the Pseudomonas sp. MRSN 12121 genome encodes:
- the pdxY gene encoding pyridoxal kinase PdxY — translated: MKRTPHLLAIQSHVVFGHAGNSAAVFPMQRVGVNVWPLNTVQFSNHTQYGQWAGEVLPPQQIPALVEGIAAIGELGNCDAVLSGYLGSAAQGRAILSGVARIKAINPKALYLCDPVMGHPEKGCIVPQEVSDFLLEEAAAVADFLCPNQLELDSFAGRKPQSLFDCLAMARALLARGPKAVLVKHLDYPGKLPEGFEMLLVTAEGSWHLRRPLLAFPRQPVGVGDLTSGLFLARVLLGDSLVAAFEFTAAAVHEVLLETQACASYELQLVRAQDRITHPRVRFEAVSIDL